The genomic stretch ATCCGTCCGCTGCGGCTCCGCCTCCACCGGAGCCGCCCGAGCCGGCAGCAACTCCAGCACCGCCTGCCGGTCCGCGTCGCTCGTCGCGTCGTCGTACGGATCCGGCGTACGCGGCACCTGAAGCCGGTGCACCGGCCCGGCCCCCAGCCGCGCATACCCCCGCCCCGGCGGCACCTGCCCCAGCGGCGTGGTGTGCGGCGGAGCCCCGAGCACCGCCTCCACCTGCCTGGTTGTCGCGGGCCCGAGCACGACACGCGCGCGTGTGTGCTGCCGCACCGCGTCGCCGAGCCCTTCCGCGCCGTCGAACTGCTCGGCCACCACGACCGTCACGTTCGCCGCGCGCCCGTGCCGCAGCGGCACCTGGAGCAGCTCCTGCGGGTCCCTGCGGCCGTCCGCCGCAGCGAGGTGGGTGAAGACGGACGGGCGGTCCACCAGGATCCACAGCGCGCGCCGGGCGTCGGCCGGCGGCGGATCGCCCGCCTGCCGGGCCAGGTTGATGGCGATGAGCCGCCGCTCGGTCTCCTGCGCGGCCCACTCCAGGCTCGCCAGCGCCCCGGGCAGCGCGCACTCCACGGCCAGCACCCCGTTCCGGCCGGTCAGACAGGCGTACTCGCCGGTGCCGCCGCCGTCGACGATCAGCACATCGCCGTACTGGAGGGCCTGCAGGGCGATGGAGCGCAGCAGGGTCGAGGTGCCGGTGCCGGGGTGGCCCATGGCCAGCAGGTGCGGTTCGGTGGAGCGGACGCCGGTGCGCCAGACGACCGGCGGCACGTCGATCTCTTCCTCTCCGTAGGAGAGGGGGAGCGTGCGCTGGATCTCGCTCGGGTCGGTGAAGCCGAGGACGGTCTCGCCGGGCGCGGTGACGAAGTGCTGGGCCGGGATGTCCGCGGGCAGCGGGGGAAGCACGGTGACGGTGAGCTGGTTGCCCTCCTCGTCCCACGCGAAGCGGTACTCGCGGCCCCGCCCGGCCTTCGCGGTGAGCAGCTGCTCGATCCGCGCGCGGGCCTCGTGCTCGCCGTCCGGGAAGTAGGCGGGGTAGCGGATGACGAGATGAGCGACGCGGCCGTCGTCGTCGAACTCGTGGGCGGGAACGGCCTTCTCCCACTCCCCGCCGTGTGTGTAGAGCGGCGCCGGGTCCTCGGGGTTGGAGAAGTACGGCACCAGGGCCTCGTAGAGGGTCTGGAGCCGTTCGGTCTGGGACTCGTCGGGCCCTTCGGGGGCCGGCGGGGTGCGGTCGCGGCCTTGCCAGGCCGCCGTCCCCATCACGGCGATGACGGCGAGCAGCGGCCCGTACGGCAGCAGTGCCACGGCCAGGATCAGGGAGGCCACCAGGAACAGCAGCGGCCCGCGCTTGTCTTTGGGCGTGTCCGCCCATCTGCGCCGCCCGGCCGCAGCCAGCAGGCGCAGCCCGCGTGTGACGGTGATCAGCGGGTGGAGGACGTCGGTGGCGCTGTCGGCCGCGGTCCGGGCCAGTTCCCGGCTCCGGGCGATCTGCATCCGGGCGATCTGGGCGCTGTCCTTGCTCAGGATGCGGGGGAGGGGACGCCGGGCCACTGCTGTCTCCTGGTGATGCGTGTGGGCGGGGTCAGAACTTGATGCCGCCGAGGAGGCTCGCCAGGCTCTCGCCGCCGGCCTTGATGCTGGGGGCGATGCCCGTGCTGGCCAGGTAGAAGCCGAACAGGGCCGAAGTGCAGGCGTGTGTGCCCTTGAGGCCGTCCTTGCGAAAGAAGAGGAAGACGACGACGCCGAGCAGCATGACGCCTGAGACGGAGAGGATCATTTCGGGCCTCCTGGTGTCGAAGGTGGGGGACAGTCACCATGAGTTCTTCCAGGATCACAGGATGTATCCATACTATTAAAGGTGCAACTGGGTGAATTTCGTTCTATTCCACTCAGTTTGCGTAGTGGTTCCGGCCCGGTCGTGACGCGGTCTTGCCTCTGGCGGCCGCTGATGCTGATCTTTACCTCGGGCACATCGGGTCATGTGCCGCGCGAGCCAGTACGCTGGCGATTCACTCGTACGGCCGTGTTCCGCTCGGTGCCGTACGCTCCCCGAAGTCCCCGAAGTTTCCAGGAGAGGTGGTCCGGCCGATGAGCGAAGCCCCCGACCCCGAGGTCGTGGAGCTGGCGACCAAGATCTTCGATCTGGCCCGGCAGGGGCAGACCGAAGCGCTGGTGGCGTACATCGACGCCGGCGTTCCGGCCAACCTCACGAACGACCGCGGTGACTCCCTGGTGATGCTCGCCGCCTACCACGGCCACGCCGAGGCGGTGCGCGCCCTGCTCGCCCGGGGCGCCGCGGCGGACCAGATCAACGACCGGGGCCAGACCCCGCTCGCGGGCGCGGTCTTCAAGGGCGAGACCGAAGTGATCAAGGCACTCCTGGAGGGTGGTGCCGACCCCGCGGCGGGGACGCCGTCGGCCGTCGACACCGCCCGGATGTTCGGCAAGACGGAACTCCTGGAGCTGTTCGGCGCGCACTGACGCGCATGTCCTGAGCAGGTACGACACGGAAAACGGGGGAGGCGGTAAAGGGCCGCCGGAAATACGGTCGCGGCAGCACACACCGCGGGTCATCATGACGACGTGATTCACGGACGCGATGGCTGGGCAGGTGTTGCCGCGCCGCGCGGGCCGTGATGCGGTCCGCATGGGCCACAGACGAGAGGCAGAGAGATGGTCTACAGCAAGCAAGAGACGGCGGGCGCTCCGACGTTGTGTCACGCGGCCAGGTAGTGCGTGTTCTCCGGTTGCGTCGACGCTTGATGTGAGGCTGTTTCCCATGTTCGATCCGGTCATAGCGCCCAGCGGTACGCTGCTCGGCCTGCTCCAGCGGGGCCGCGGCGACGGCACGCTGCACGCGCTCACCGCCCCGCGCGCCGAGGCGCTCGCGGCCCTGAACCACTGTGTGCTGCGCGATCCCCGCCACGACTGGCAGGTGGAGAACCGCTCCCTCTACTACGCCCGGCTCTACCTGGACCTGAACGGCGAGCTGGACGCGATCGAGGCGCACCTCTTCGACCCCGAGGACGTCCTCGACACCGACGAGTCCCGCACCGGCCTCGCGCTGGCCGTGCTCGGGCACCTCGCCTCCTACGGCAGGCAGGACGCGCTCGACCTGCTGCGCAGGTACGCCGCCCATGGCTCCAACTGGGCCTGGGCCCTGGACGAGCTGGCCCTCAGGGACGACGACGCGGGCCTGCGCGCTCTCGCCGCGCCCGTCCTGGCCCGCTTCGCCACCGACCCCGAGGGCGAGGCCGAGCTGGCCGTCGCCGTACGCGACGCCTTCGAGCCGAGGCCCTGGCGCCTGTGGGCCGAGGATCCGCGCGCATCGATCGCCACGCGCGTGCGTGCCGCACAGGAGACCGGCTGTTTCGACCGCTGGCAGCGCCAGATGCGGCCCACCGGCCCACGGCCCGGCTGGAGCGTGCGCGCCGTCTTCGAATGGGCCCAGCAGGGCATCGAGCGCGGCGCCGCCCTCCATGTACCGGCCGCGCGCTGTCTGGTCGCCGTGGCCGGGCCCGAGGACCGGCCGGAGATCGTCCAGGCCGCCCGGACCGGCATCGACGGGGCCCGCTGCACCGCGCTGCGCTACCTCGCCGAGAGCAACGACCCGGACGCGCTCGACCTGATCGAAGCCGCCGTGATCGACGGCACGACCGTCGTCGTGGAGGCCGCCGTCGACGCCTTCGAACGGATGCGCAGTATCGCCGCCGTCGACCGCGCGCGCCGCTGGGCCCAGCGCCCCGACGTGCTCGGGGCCGCCGCCGGACGCATGCTCGCCTGCCGCGGCGGCGTCCAGGACCGCGACCTCGTCCTCGGCGCCCTCCGTGAGGCCGTACGCGGCGAAGGACCCGACGCGCCCACGCTGTGGACCCTCGTCGACGGCACCGGCCGCCTCGGCATCGCCTGCGCCGCCCCCGTCCTGCGCCACATCTACCGCGAGACGGCCTCTTCCCATCTCCGCGGCCGCGCCGCCCGCGCCCTGGCCGCCACCGACCCCTCCTTCGCCACCGGCTTCGCCGTCGAATGCCTGTGGGACTGCGAGGAGACCACCCGCGAACTCGCCGCCCGGCACGCCGAGACCGGCGACGCCCGGGTCGTGGAGCGCCTGCGCCGCCTGGCGGCCGATCCGGCCGAG from Streptomyces roseochromogenus subsp. oscitans DS 12.976 encodes the following:
- a CDS encoding ankyrin repeat domain-containing protein, which gives rise to MSEAPDPEVVELATKIFDLARQGQTEALVAYIDAGVPANLTNDRGDSLVMLAAYHGHAEAVRALLARGAAADQINDRGQTPLAGAVFKGETEVIKALLEGGADPAAGTPSAVDTARMFGKTELLELFGAH
- a CDS encoding HEAT repeat domain-containing protein: MFDPVIAPSGTLLGLLQRGRGDGTLHALTAPRAEALAALNHCVLRDPRHDWQVENRSLYYARLYLDLNGELDAIEAHLFDPEDVLDTDESRTGLALAVLGHLASYGRQDALDLLRRYAAHGSNWAWALDELALRDDDAGLRALAAPVLARFATDPEGEAELAVAVRDAFEPRPWRLWAEDPRASIATRVRAAQETGCFDRWQRQMRPTGPRPGWSVRAVFEWAQQGIERGAALHVPAARCLVAVAGPEDRPEIVQAARTGIDGARCTALRYLAESNDPDALDLIEAAVIDGTTVVVEAAVDAFERMRSIAAVDRARRWAQRPDVLGAAAGRMLACRGGVQDRDLVLGALREAVRGEGPDAPTLWTLVDGTGRLGIACAAPVLRHIYRETASSHLRGRAARALAATDPSFATGFAVECLWDCEETTRELAARHAETGDARVVERLRRLAADPAEEAEVQTAVRSRFGPDAALG
- a CDS encoding membrane protein encodes the protein MARRPLPRILSKDSAQIARMQIARSRELARTAADSATDVLHPLITVTRGLRLLAAAGRRRWADTPKDKRGPLLFLVASLILAVALLPYGPLLAVIAVMGTAAWQGRDRTPPAPEGPDESQTERLQTLYEALVPYFSNPEDPAPLYTHGGEWEKAVPAHEFDDDGRVAHLVIRYPAYFPDGEHEARARIEQLLTAKAGRGREYRFAWDEEGNQLTVTVLPPLPADIPAQHFVTAPGETVLGFTDPSEIQRTLPLSYGEEEIDVPPVVWRTGVRSTEPHLLAMGHPGTGTSTLLRSIALQALQYGDVLIVDGGGTGEYACLTGRNGVLAVECALPGALASLEWAAQETERRLIAINLARQAGDPPPADARRALWILVDRPSVFTHLAAADGRRDPQELLQVPLRHGRAANVTVVVAEQFDGAEGLGDAVRQHTRARVVLGPATTRQVEAVLGAPPHTTPLGQVPPGRGYARLGAGPVHRLQVPRTPDPYDDATSDADRQAVLELLPARAAPVEAEPQRTDLTKPTVSAEAGVAESS